The following are encoded together in the Microterricola viridarii genome:
- a CDS encoding D-arabinono-1,4-lactone oxidase, with the protein MAATGARWHNWGRTETVRPVRVERPASVGAVQRAVRAAAGSGLTIKAVGAGHSFTGIAVAPGVQLELSGLRGVLDHNAAKHQVTLAAGTNLYQLPALLGPLGLALPNMGDVDRQTIAGALSTGTHGTGLKLGGLATQIIGLTLVTGNGELMRIGTDCSGDTVNAELLPAARLGLGALGIIVDVTLQLVPTFVLQAVERPEPLQQVLDGFLERTASADHFEFYWFPHTDTALTKTNTRLPGDAALSPIPPFKRWVDDELVGNTLYRALCNVGVAVPSIIPHLSRLADKVTGNRDFTDLSPSVFTTSRTVRFREMEYALPLAEVPDALVEVRTLIARKDWKISFPLEVRAAAADDNWLSTAYGRDSGYIAVHRFFREDPEEYFRAVEKIMMGHGGRPHWGKMHYRDAESLRTVYPRFDDFLAVRDRLDPERIFANPYLRQVLGA; encoded by the coding sequence AATTGGGGCCGCACCGAGACGGTGCGCCCTGTGCGTGTCGAGCGACCGGCCAGCGTCGGCGCTGTGCAGCGGGCCGTTCGGGCCGCCGCCGGAAGCGGCCTCACGATCAAGGCCGTCGGCGCCGGGCACAGCTTCACCGGCATCGCGGTGGCGCCCGGCGTGCAGCTGGAGCTCTCCGGGCTGCGCGGCGTCTTGGACCACAACGCCGCCAAGCACCAGGTCACGCTCGCCGCCGGAACCAACCTGTACCAGCTGCCCGCTCTGCTCGGCCCGCTCGGACTGGCGCTGCCGAACATGGGCGACGTCGATAGGCAGACCATCGCCGGCGCGCTCTCCACCGGCACGCACGGAACCGGCCTGAAACTCGGCGGCCTCGCCACCCAGATCATCGGCCTGACGCTGGTCACCGGCAACGGCGAGCTGATGCGGATTGGCACCGACTGCAGCGGCGACACCGTGAACGCCGAGCTGCTGCCCGCGGCCCGGCTGGGCCTCGGAGCCCTCGGCATCATCGTCGACGTCACGCTGCAACTGGTGCCCACCTTCGTGCTGCAGGCCGTCGAACGGCCCGAGCCGCTGCAGCAGGTTCTCGACGGGTTCCTGGAGCGCACCGCATCCGCCGACCACTTCGAGTTCTACTGGTTCCCGCACACCGACACGGCGCTGACCAAGACGAACACCCGACTGCCGGGGGATGCCGCCCTCTCACCGATCCCGCCGTTCAAACGGTGGGTCGACGACGAGCTCGTCGGCAACACGCTGTACCGGGCGCTCTGCAACGTCGGTGTTGCCGTGCCCAGCATCATCCCGCACCTCAGCCGGCTGGCCGACAAGGTCACCGGCAACCGCGACTTCACCGACCTGTCACCGTCGGTCTTCACCACCAGCCGCACGGTGCGCTTCCGTGAGATGGAGTACGCGCTGCCGCTGGCCGAGGTACCGGACGCCCTCGTCGAGGTGCGCACACTGATTGCGCGCAAGGACTGGAAGATCTCCTTCCCGCTGGAGGTGCGCGCCGCCGCGGCCGACGACAACTGGCTGTCGACGGCCTACGGGCGCGACAGCGGCTACATCGCCGTGCACCGCTTTTTCCGGGAAGACCCGGAGGAGTACTTCCGCGCGGTCGAGAAGATCATGATGGGACACGGCGGCCGGCCGCACTGGGGCAAGATGCACTACCGCGACGCGGAGTCGCTGCGCACCGTGTACCCGCGCTTCGACGACTTCTTGGCGGTGCGGGACCGGCTCGACCCCGAGCGCATCTTCGCGAACCCGTACCTGCGCCAGGTGCTCGGCGCCTGA
- a CDS encoding amidohydrolase, with the protein MSAVEILFQGGAVFTGSGEPVVGRAVGVSGGRIVAVVPDAEAAALIGAHTQVIELDGALLAPGFQDAHIHPAGGGVEMLTCDLSGSEDAEDSIARVKAYFEANPGIEWIGGGGWSMDHFPGGAPVRALLDAIVPDVPVLLNSRDHHSAWANSAAIALAGITAETPDPADGKIEREADGTPAGTFHEGAEALFADVRPIISADVAYAGLLAAQDALIALGITGWQDAMIGGAVSGVEDLQGVYERAVREGTLRAHVVGAQWWERSGGIEQVEQMRQRREAVKALGHEDRFSLGTVKIMVDGVAENQTAAMLTPYRDSHGHITGNSGLSFVDPELLREIVAQLDADDFQVHFHALGDRAVKEALDALDAARAANGETDGRHHLAHLQVVDESDTGRFAPLGAVANIQALWATHEDQLDELTLPFLREGAVDRQYPFGDLVRDGARLAAGSDWPVSSANPIEAIHVAVNRVFPGGDTPPLGGAHQRLSLADAMAAYTSGTAYVNHRDSDTGSVREGYIANLVVIEPNPFSLPQEEIYSASVVSTWIDGTLAFSRND; encoded by the coding sequence GTGAGTGCTGTAGAGATTCTTTTTCAAGGTGGTGCGGTCTTCACCGGTTCCGGTGAGCCGGTGGTGGGTCGCGCCGTCGGGGTGTCCGGTGGACGCATCGTCGCGGTGGTGCCGGATGCCGAGGCGGCAGCCCTCATCGGCGCGCACACGCAGGTCATCGAGCTGGACGGCGCGCTGCTCGCACCGGGCTTCCAGGACGCACACATCCACCCCGCCGGCGGCGGTGTCGAGATGCTCACCTGCGACCTCAGCGGCTCGGAGGATGCCGAGGATTCCATCGCGCGGGTGAAGGCGTACTTTGAGGCCAACCCCGGGATCGAGTGGATCGGCGGCGGCGGTTGGTCGATGGACCACTTCCCCGGAGGAGCACCCGTGCGCGCCCTGCTCGACGCCATCGTGCCCGACGTGCCCGTGCTGCTGAACAGCCGTGACCACCACAGCGCGTGGGCCAACTCGGCCGCGATCGCGCTCGCGGGGATCACCGCGGAGACCCCGGACCCCGCCGACGGCAAGATCGAGCGCGAGGCCGACGGCACCCCGGCCGGCACCTTCCACGAGGGTGCAGAGGCCCTCTTCGCCGACGTGCGCCCGATCATCAGCGCGGACGTCGCCTACGCCGGGCTGCTGGCCGCGCAGGACGCACTGATCGCGCTCGGTATCACCGGCTGGCAGGACGCCATGATCGGCGGTGCAGTCAGCGGTGTCGAAGACCTGCAGGGCGTGTACGAGCGTGCCGTTCGCGAGGGCACCCTGCGCGCCCACGTCGTCGGCGCCCAGTGGTGGGAGCGCTCCGGCGGCATCGAGCAGGTCGAGCAGATGCGCCAGCGCCGCGAAGCGGTGAAGGCCCTCGGGCACGAGGACCGCTTCTCGCTCGGCACCGTGAAGATCATGGTCGACGGCGTCGCCGAAAACCAGACCGCGGCCATGCTCACCCCCTACCGCGACAGCCACGGCCACATCACCGGAAACAGCGGTCTCTCCTTCGTCGACCCCGAGCTGCTCCGCGAGATCGTCGCACAGCTCGACGCCGACGACTTCCAGGTGCACTTCCACGCCCTCGGCGACCGCGCCGTCAAGGAGGCGCTGGACGCACTGGATGCCGCGCGCGCCGCCAACGGCGAGACCGACGGCCGGCACCACCTCGCCCACCTGCAGGTCGTTGACGAGAGCGACACCGGCCGTTTCGCCCCGCTCGGTGCCGTCGCCAACATCCAGGCGCTCTGGGCGACCCACGAGGACCAGCTCGACGAGCTGACCCTGCCGTTCCTGCGGGAGGGCGCGGTCGACCGGCAGTACCCCTTCGGCGATCTGGTGCGCGACGGTGCCCGCCTCGCGGCCGGCAGCGACTGGCCCGTCTCCAGCGCGAACCCGATCGAGGCGATCCACGTTGCCGTCAACCGGGTCTTCCCCGGTGGCGACACCCCGCCGCTCGGGGGTGCCCACCAGCGCCTCAGCCTCGCGGACGCGATGGCGGCCTACACCTCCGGCACCGCCTACGTGAACCACCGCGACAGCGACACCGGATCCGTGCGCGAGGGCTACATCGCGAACCTCGTCGTGATCGAACCCAACCCGTTCAGCCTTCCCCAGGAGGAGATCTACAGCGCCAGCGTGGTCTCCACCTGGATCGACGGCACCCTCGCCTTTTCACGCAACGACTGA
- a CDS encoding TetR/AcrR family transcriptional regulator: MATAVKHTSTRPKAAGAPRVPLDRERIIAVGLELAAEPGSLSISVRELGARLGTDPTAIYRHFRNKEQLMQALLDEVIMRSVIDVIADPSEWQERLRQLAAATLHHFVLYPAIAIEATVLTTQGPGELAAVELMLDAFSRAGLDEDEMVHQYALMASLVLSTAAGIARARGERAPGSDEKSPWIDGPLLADPRKYPLIAALAGKLADLEDHSLFTFGVDALIESAERRAAAQH, encoded by the coding sequence ATGGCAACAGCGGTGAAGCACACGAGCACACGTCCCAAAGCGGCCGGTGCGCCGCGAGTTCCGCTCGACCGCGAGCGGATCATCGCCGTCGGTCTCGAGCTCGCCGCGGAGCCGGGCAGCCTGTCGATCTCGGTTCGGGAGCTCGGAGCAAGGCTCGGCACGGATCCGACTGCCATCTATCGGCATTTCCGGAACAAGGAGCAGCTGATGCAGGCCTTGCTCGACGAGGTCATCATGCGCAGCGTCATCGATGTGATCGCCGACCCGTCTGAGTGGCAGGAGCGCCTGCGGCAGCTCGCCGCCGCGACGCTCCACCACTTCGTGCTCTACCCGGCGATCGCCATCGAGGCAACGGTGCTCACCACCCAGGGGCCGGGCGAGTTGGCCGCGGTCGAGCTGATGCTCGACGCCTTCTCCCGGGCCGGGCTCGACGAGGACGAGATGGTGCACCAGTACGCGCTGATGGCCTCGCTCGTGCTCTCCACCGCCGCCGGTATCGCCCGCGCCCGAGGCGAGCGCGCCCCGGGCAGCGACGAGAAGAGCCCCTGGATCGACGGCCCGCTGCTCGCCGATCCGCGCAAGTACCCGCTGATCGCCGCCCTCGCCGGCAAGTTGGCCGACCTCGAGGACCACAGCCTGTTCACGTTCGGCGTCGACGCCCTGATCGAGTCGGCGGAGCGCCGTGCGGCCGCCCAGCACTGA
- a CDS encoding LemA family protein, translated as MEWLIPILIVVVLAAIVGIYLWATYNSLVTLNVRVDEAWSDITVQLKRRADLIPNLIESVKGYAAHERGVFESVTKARAESLSVQTPADASVAENHMQSALKSIFAVAEAYPQLQASQNYLQLQGELVDTEDKIQAARRFYNGGVREMNTKIKVFPNNFFAGKLGFGERQFFEVADAAAIAEPPRVQF; from the coding sequence ATGGAATGGCTCATCCCGATTCTTATCGTCGTCGTACTCGCCGCCATCGTCGGCATTTACCTGTGGGCGACGTACAACTCGCTCGTCACGTTGAACGTGCGCGTCGATGAGGCCTGGAGCGACATCACCGTGCAGCTGAAGCGTCGTGCCGATCTGATCCCCAACCTGATCGAGTCGGTCAAGGGCTACGCGGCGCACGAGCGCGGCGTGTTCGAGAGCGTGACCAAGGCCCGCGCCGAGAGCCTCTCCGTGCAGACTCCGGCCGACGCATCCGTCGCCGAAAACCACATGCAGAGCGCGCTGAAGAGCATCTTCGCGGTGGCCGAGGCTTACCCGCAGCTCCAGGCCAGCCAGAACTACCTGCAGTTGCAGGGTGAGCTCGTCGACACCGAAGACAAGATCCAGGCCGCGCGCCGCTTCTACAACGGTGGCGTGCGCGAGATGAACACCAAGATCAAGGTGTTCCCGAACAACTTCTTCGCCGGCAAGCTCGGCTTCGGTGAGCGCCAGTTCTTCGAGGTGGCGGACGCCGCGGCGATCGCCGAACCGCCGCGCGTGCAGTTCTAA
- a CDS encoding M48 family metalloprotease, whose protein sequence is MYSAIARNKRNTVFIIIFFLLIIGGLGWLAAVIYQSPSIVITTLVIATLYAVFQYFLAGSQAVSMSGGIEVTSVTDHPRLWRVVENLAITTGTPMPKVYIINDPAPNAFATGRDPEHAIVAATTGLLEIMDDSELEGVMAHELGHVRNYDIRVSMIVFGLVVAVGFIADMFMRMAFFGRNNNNNGNPIVLVFGIVAMLVAPLVAGMVQMAVSRQREYLADATGAMTTRHPEALANALLKLEAYGRPMLKQNSSMAHLWIADPLKPGIMDRLFSTHPPIADRVERLRTMGGTF, encoded by the coding sequence ATGTATAGCGCGATCGCCCGCAACAAGCGCAACACCGTCTTCATCATCATCTTCTTTCTGCTGATCATCGGCGGCCTGGGATGGTTGGCGGCGGTTATCTACCAGAGCCCGTCGATCGTCATCACGACGCTCGTCATCGCGACGCTCTACGCCGTGTTCCAGTACTTCCTGGCCGGCAGCCAGGCCGTCTCGATGAGCGGCGGCATCGAGGTCACCTCGGTGACCGACCACCCGCGGCTCTGGCGCGTCGTCGAGAACCTCGCGATCACGACCGGCACGCCCATGCCGAAGGTGTACATCATCAACGACCCGGCGCCGAACGCCTTCGCCACGGGCCGTGACCCGGAGCACGCCATCGTCGCCGCGACGACCGGGCTGCTCGAGATCATGGACGACTCCGAGCTCGAGGGCGTCATGGCGCACGAGCTCGGCCACGTGCGCAACTACGACATCCGGGTCTCGATGATCGTCTTCGGGCTCGTCGTGGCGGTCGGCTTCATCGCCGACATGTTCATGCGCATGGCGTTCTTCGGCCGCAACAACAACAACAACGGCAACCCGATCGTGCTGGTGTTCGGCATCGTCGCCATGCTCGTCGCTCCGCTGGTGGCCGGCATGGTGCAGATGGCGGTTTCCCGGCAGCGCGAGTACCTCGCCGACGCCACGGGGGCGATGACCACCCGGCACCCGGAGGCCCTCGCCAACGCGCTGCTCAAGCTCGAGGCCTACGGCCGGCCGATGCTCAAACAGAACTCGTCGATGGCGCACCTCTGGATCGCCGACCCGCTGAAGCCCGGCATCATGGACCGCCTGTTCAGCACCCACCCGCCGATCGCCGACCGAGTCGAGCGCCTGCGCACCATGGGCGGCACGTTCTAG
- a CDS encoding ABC transporter permease, protein MNGHRLLATTGRVLTQIRHDPRTIALLLLVPTLLIGLVAWIFSDTTVFDTIGPAMIALFPFIVMFLVTSIATLRERRTGTLERLLAMPLGRGDFLFGYTLAFGLLAIVQASIAVAFAVWVCGLQISGPIGLLLLVAVMDAVLGTTLGLLASAFARTEFQVVQFMPLIIFPQILLGGIFLPRDQLPAGLREISDWLPLSHAIDALNDVAAGVADYGPVWVDIGIIAVWAIGAVVLGSLTLRRQTP, encoded by the coding sequence ATGAACGGGCATCGCCTGCTGGCGACTACCGGCCGGGTGCTCACCCAGATCCGGCACGACCCGCGCACGATCGCGCTGCTGCTGCTCGTGCCGACGCTGCTGATCGGGCTCGTGGCGTGGATCTTCTCCGATACGACCGTGTTCGACACGATCGGTCCGGCGATGATCGCGCTGTTCCCGTTCATCGTGATGTTCCTGGTCACCAGCATCGCGACGCTGCGGGAGCGGCGAACGGGCACCCTGGAGCGGCTGCTGGCGATGCCGCTCGGCCGCGGCGACTTCCTGTTCGGGTACACGCTGGCCTTCGGCCTGCTCGCGATCGTGCAGGCCAGCATCGCGGTGGCCTTCGCCGTCTGGGTGTGCGGGCTGCAGATCTCCGGCCCGATCGGGCTGTTGCTGCTGGTGGCGGTGATGGACGCCGTGCTCGGCACCACGCTGGGGCTGCTGGCGAGTGCGTTCGCCCGCACCGAGTTCCAAGTGGTGCAATTCATGCCGCTGATCATCTTCCCGCAGATCCTGTTGGGCGGCATTTTCCTGCCGCGCGACCAGCTGCCGGCGGGGCTGCGCGAGATCAGCGACTGGCTGCCGCTCTCGCATGCGATCGACGCGCTCAACGATGTAGCCGCCGGCGTGGCCGACTACGGCCCGGTGTGGGTCGACATCGGCATCATCGCGGTGTGGGCCATCGGAGCCGTCGTGCTCGGCTCGCTGACGCTGCGCCGCCAGACACCCTAA